A DNA window from Vigna unguiculata cultivar IT97K-499-35 chromosome 10, ASM411807v1, whole genome shotgun sequence contains the following coding sequences:
- the LOC114166811 gene encoding ethylene-responsive transcription factor ERF084-like, whose translation MTMNDEIYLHAPTTTVAAANFFPPKPETVSLRTVGSSRELRYETGLEGIAAVVGEHVLFGTSSSSTLHAPETPKKTAGVSASKSYRGVRKRPWGRWSAEIRDRIGRCRHWLGTFDTAEEAARAYDAAARRLRGAKARTNFKIPSVLPLSPSSEGGVVKPKAARNNARKCSSVEQLFSGVPQVRRNDGGGENVNVNVEVEVNLKLGVRNSRMVI comes from the coding sequence ATGACGATGAACGACGAAATCTACTTACACGCGCCAACCACCACCGTCGCCGCCGCTAACTTTTTCCCTCCGAAACCCGAAACGGTGTCGTTGCGGACGGTGGGGTCATCGCGGGAGCTGCGCTACGAAACGGGGCTGGAAGGGATCGCCGCGGTGGTTGGAGAACACGTTCTTTTCGGGACGTCGTCGTCGTCGACGTTGCATGCTCCGGAGACGCCGAAGAAAACGGCTGGGGTGTCGGCGAGCAAGAGTTACCGGGGGGTGCGGAAGAGACCGTGGGGGAGGTGGTCGGCGGAGATACGCGACCGGATCGGGCGGTGCCGCCACTGGCTGGGGACGTTCGACACCGCGGAGGAAGCGGCGCGTGCGTACGACGCGGCGGCGAGAAGACTCAGAGGCGCGAAGGCGAGGACCAACTTCAAGATACCCTCGGTGTTGCCTCTTTCTCCGTCGTCGGAAGGTGGTGTTGTGAAGCCGAAAGCCGCGCGCAATAACGCTAGGAAGTGTTCTTCTGTGGAGCAATTGTTCAGTGGTGTGCCTCAGGTTCGAAGAAACGATGGTGGTGGTGAGAATGTGAACGTGAACGTGGAGGTGGAGGTGAATTTGAAGCTGGGTGTGAGGAACAGTAGAATGGTTATTTAG